The sequence GGGAAAAGAGATACTTATCGTGCGGGCACGCCGAAAGAAAGAGCAGCGGAACTAAACGAATTAATTCGAAATCCTGCGATTAAACTCATCATGTCAACAATTGGCGGTACAAATTCTAATAGTATATTGCCTTATATTGATTACGAAGCGTTTAAGACAAATCCTAAAATGGTCGTGGGCTATTCTGACGCAACGGCAGTGTTGTTAGCTTTATATGCTAAAACAGGTATTCCAACTTTCTATGGTCCGGCTTTGATCCCGTCTTTTGGTGAATTTGAACCATTTGTCCAAGATACCTATCACTATTTTGAAAATATCTTTATAACACCGCAAAGTTTACCGTACGAAATTCCAATGCCTTTATTTTGGTCAGACGAGGCAGTTAATTGGGAAAAGAAAACAAAGGAAAAAACGTTATATAAAAATGAATGGATTACTGTCATAGATGGCCTTGCGGAAGGTAGATTGATAGGTGGTAATTTGAATGCCATGTACGGCATGTACGGCATGTTAAGTAGCCCGTATATGCCTGAAATACAAAAAGGTGACATCTTATTAATTGAGGACTGTGCTAAAAATACAGCTATTATCGAAAAGAACTTTTCGATGCTCAAAGTGAGTGGTATTTTGGATAAAGTAGGTGGCATTATTTTAGGGAAGCATGAGTGCTTTGATGATTTAGGGACGGGGCGTAAGCCATATGAAGTGCTGTTGGAAATACTAGATGATGTAAACATTCCGGTGCTTGCGGAATTTGATGCATGTCATACACATCCTATGCACCCCATGC comes from Sporosarcina sp. FSL K6-3457 and encodes:
- a CDS encoding S66 family peptidase; the encoded protein is MFQYLQPGDQIGIFSPSAPATVTAQLRFERSKRFLASKGFEIVEGNLTGKRDTYRAGTPKERAAELNELIRNPAIKLIMSTIGGTNSNSILPYIDYEAFKTNPKMVVGYSDATAVLLALYAKTGIPTFYGPALIPSFGEFEPFVQDTYHYFENIFITPQSLPYEIPMPLFWSDEAVNWEKKTKEKTLYKNEWITVIDGLAEGRLIGGNLNAMYGMYGMLSSPYMPEIQKGDILLIEDCAKNTAIIEKNFSMLKVSGILDKVGGIILGKHECFDDLGTGRKPYEVLLEILDDVNIPVLAEFDACHTHPMHPMPIGRNVVLDATNKRVYVTEKWIR